The DNA sequence tatatatatatattcttcatTATCAGTCATATTTTTGATTGTTGATTTGTTGGCAGCACGGCACAATGCTAATTGTTAGCTGAATTCAGGTGTGCCTTAAATTGAGAGAGTTGGGGGGGGTTCAAGTCCAGGGGCCCTGACTGAATGAGAGCACAACTATTTGTGCTGTAATTCTACAGGGTTGGCATGCGGTGGTGAGGCCCAACGTTAGATCTTCTCATGGGCCACAAAATCCATGGCGCCGCTGAATTAATAGCACggatgaaactgaaaatgctgtCTAGCTTACGTGAAGAGGTGGAAAATATTTGTATCAGGCAGTCATGATTAGACGGTACTAACGCTAACAGGCTTGGaatgtgtggaatgagagtgaCGTTGAAAAACCTGTTCTTCTCAATGGAACTGGTCAGGTGAATGATGACCTATTGTACACGTTtccaaaaaagtattaattttGCGCAGTCTCGTACGCCACAATGACAATATCCACAAACATACTATATAACGTCCACGCCTACCGAAAGAAAACGCTTATCAGTTTTCACTGACACACTAGAGTAGACTACACAACGAGCAAGCAGGTTGTTAGTTGTCTTTTCTGCTTACAAATTCTGCTTTATACTCGTGTTACAATGTATAGCTGTGATGTAATTCCCCAATTGCACAATGAAGAAGATTATTTTCACTGAATGCTGGATAAGAGGCGACTggattactttttaatttttattttatcaagaGCGGTGTTGCTTACTCAAACATACAGCCTGTTGTGTAAACAGAGGCGGTCGCTGATCCACATGAGTTTGAGCCGGAGGTAAGAGCTATCATTGATAGTGACACTAGGTAGCGCTAGCATGTAGCGTAAATATAGCAACGTAGCTTGCTAGAAAATTTAAGCGAATGTGTTCTGTAAAGTATGGCATTTTAGTATCCCCTGCTCATTTGGACAAGCAATTAAATGTTATCAAGGTAACGTTACAACAGCAAATAGTAACAGAATAGCGAACCAAGGCGTACAACAGAGCTAAGGTTGCTAACTTAGCAAATGATTAACTATTTAGCGTGGTACCCGTGTTAAAGCGTTAACGTTACGGTACTTAGCTAGTTACATTCTAATAATGATCTATTCACTGACACTGACAAGCCGCGaattgacaaaatattttttaagtctTCGATAGAGGGTTTAACATTCTGCAAGTTTACCAGCTATGGCTACTGCACCTTTGCTGtcagttctgtttgtttccaGCTTTCAATGATTCAGTTGCTCCATCCTTCTTAAAATAACCTGCAGACTTGGGCGCTGAGTCACGTACACTTAAAATGACGTTCATTTCCAGACTTGGTTATGTGTAATTGTAGGCATCGTTTGCATTTCGtcgcattatttattttaaaacaagttaAAGTGAGAAATAATTGAATACAGAAGATGAAAGGCTAGATGAAATTACGCAAACGGTGGGCCTACACAGTATAAGTGACGAGGATAATATGTGGTATGGTGGAAGTCTGCAGCTAACGAAACTGCTATAGCAGGCTATAgatactttttttgtcattaaatagtctattttatgtagcctacttaGCAAGAATCACGCACGTTATGCTACCAGTAGCCTATATTCTGTTTACCCTGAAGTCCAAGTTTCCAAACTGGTGTGCGGGATATCCTGACAAAGATTATGGGTAAGACTTAAGCAAAatattgttaatttaaaaataaattgttaaaataaaataagaaaattctAACAGCATTGTTGTACTTAATCCTGactatataaaaaatgtttttatgattaaattagGGCATGATTTCACATATGGCGggaattaatcatttaaattatcACAGATGATTTTGCTAAGACTGGAAGCTTTTTCCTGTCATTACACCTATCTTAtcattgtgaaaaactgagctGTCAGCTGTCTTCATCGTTCCAAGCTGTAACCAGTGTGTATTCTGTGTTAGATATGTCAACACATATCTTAAATTCTTTTGACCTCAGTTGTCTCACAATGAACCCGTTCAGTGAGTAATTATGTCTTAATATGTGACGACGTTGTGTCTTTTCAGTACCAACTTGTTTTTCACAATTGTCATGTGGCTAAATAGATTACGTCTTAGTCGAACACTTTTGACTGTCCAGAGGCGTGactcatttgcaaaacaaaatggtgtgcttttcataaaacaataaatcaatattaataaaaaaacagattggtCAACTaaactgtgaaatatttaaaggGTGTGGCTGTATGATAATTACCCATTCTGTCCGTGTGTTGCTGGCATCTGTGGGACTGTTCCACACCACTGGGCTCTTtttgctgtggctgtgtgtgtggctgtgtgctaCCCGCGGCAGGCTGGCCGGCCCCTGTCCTTGAGCCGAGATGTGCGAATGGGACTCTGCCTGGGCAGGCGTGGGGCCGTCActtcctctccctgcctccctcagCCAATTGGCCGGTTCAGCTGAGTGGCGGCATTGCTCACCGGCCTGCCCTAAAGCCTAAAGTCCCCCAGttcccccaaccccctctctccttcactccctcCCTTCTGGTCAACAGAGCAGCTGAccctcccatcccctccccacaccccccctgcACTCGCACACCCGTGCCACATGCGGCTCCTGCAGTTTGAGTCAGTGGATAAAGTTGCGCTAGCCAGCCTGTTTGCCAGTCTGTTCTGTGCTGCTCCCTCGGCCTACCCACACACGCGAGCAAGCTCTGCAGCTCAACTGAGCCTCTGAAGGTAATGACGCATTTTAATTGGAGTTTTGCACCGGTGGCTTTTTTGCAGATGGCCTATCATTTTCAAGCTTAGGCTGTGCGGTTGCCCTGGACAGCACAGCCTGTTTATGTGCTGTAGAATTTGCAGTCCAGAGCCACGCCGTTTCCTACTGTGTCGGTGTTTACTCTGCATTTTACACGTAACTGTCTCCGTCTGTTCTGTGGGTTCCAGTCATggtgttgttttctgttatctttaaaaaaaaataaaacttaacttaaaaaaaacaaaaaataactttctgtAGCATCTCAGTTTTCCAAAATGCTGTTTGTCataggaaaatgtttttatggtCGAGTAAGAACTAATGACTACTCTTCTAAAGTTTAACCACCTAATTTTACTCAACTGTTTATTTGATTCGCTTGCGTCTGAAAGTGGCCATGCTTGCATTTCAGCCATGCGAATAATGAtcagttgctttttttcccaagaACTGAACTCTGGGAAGACTCCTCACGACAACGCCTTTGACAGCTTTTACCATTCGGGACCATTTGGTTTGCACAAATGGTGTTCCACATCAGAGGATGTGCAACAATGCTGGGCCCTCCACCCCCAGCCCACCTCCCCCACAGACGCCCGTTCTGGCCCTCCCTCTCTTAGGGCCAGCGACTGTGATTTAACTCTGTGTGAGCTCCCGTCCTTGTGTCTCTCCACAGACACCATGGACAGTGCTGCTAACGCCAGAGACGCGCCTCCTCAGGGGAGCTCCGGAGAGGAGGTAGAGACAGCGCGGGAGGCCGAGGCAGCATCGGAAGGGGCGATGGCGGcggcgggggaggaggtggaagatgaggaggaggaggcggaggacgGGGAGTCGGCCGCAGTCGGGGCCACGCGGGAGGCGGAGAGGGCCGCAGCGGAGGCCGCGGCCGCCAGGGAGAAGGCGGCGCAGAGGCAGTTCCTGACCATGGAGGAGCTGGTCTCCACGGAGAGGAGCTACCTGAGACACCTGCAGCTCGCTACCGTGACCATAAGAGGCAATCTGCAGAAACTCCAGGTACGCTCCATGTCTCCTTCATCACAAACTGTACTGGGACACAATCAAAGATGGGCTCCCTCTGGAGCGAGAGTCGTTAGCAGAGCCGGCTGTGTAGCATTCCCTAGCTAGCGAGACCGCGTAGCGTTAGCGCAACTGGCCGAGTTGTGCTTTTGTCATCCGATGGCATCGGGGCAGTGACGATCAATGCCTGAGCCCCAGATGGGATCAGCGTTTTGTACAAAGCCAGTGAAGGCATTGTGACGGCTGGCGTGATCACATGTAGCGGGTGATGGGCtgggcggggtgtgggggggggtgatgaatAGCAGGCTGGGAACGGAGAGCTGGGAATAAGCCCGGTGATTGATGCCTCCCTGCAGCCCGCGCCGGCCAATCTGGAGGCCATGTTCCTGCACATCGAGGGGGTGATGGACGTGTCCAGAAGCCTCCTCAGCCGGCTGGACCAGACCCCATCCTCTGATCCCAAGTTCCTTCACTCTCTGTGTGAGTCCTGGGGAGGGGATTTGCTTCAGACTGCTTCAGTGTGCCTGAAGTTGGGCTGGTCTTGAGAAACAGCTTTCCTCAGCTGCTTCATACACATTTTGTTTGGCTTCAGTTGTGAAATAAAACCAGATATTAGTGGTTGCATTAGATATGGTGCTAGTCATTGTTGTCTTTTCAGTTCATCATTTTGTAATTATACGCACCAAACAGTGGCACTTGAACATAAGTGTTACTGCTTGATGCGTATAATTACAAAACAGTGATACTTATGTTCAAGTATCGCTGTTTGATGTGTAATTACCAAACAGTGATACTAGAACATAAATCCTGTTAATTCTAGACAGTCTAGGGCAGGGGTGcatgactccagtcctggaggcttggtgtgtctgctggtttttgttccaaccagtaATTTTCTCTAAACATCTGTGTGCACCAGTGCAATGTTTTCACCATAGCTGCATGAGCAGACTGCAGCTGTAGCACATTTGATCACAGTTAGATAAAATAAACGGTTTTCCTAATTAAATAGCTGCAGGCACAGACTGCCATGAAACTCTGAAACACAGCAGCTCTTGTGCATACCTGGTTTACAACTAACAGAAATGAATACCATTTCTGTAAACTGTGGTAGAACTACATTACTACCACATATTCCATTCCATTTAAGTATGTCAAGAGCGCTTTACACAGACGAAGAAACTCTTTTTTAACTGCACCAGGGGTATAGCTTTCCCTTAGATCCAGATTCGCAGAACGCTTGTTCCTCACAACCacggaggaggagagacagggaAGAATTTTGCAGACAGGAGGATGATTAGATTAAGAGAGCCAAATTAGGAATTTGGCTAGAACAATAGTGGGAAAGCCTCTGCCCTTTGTGGTAAGAGCTATAGGGTCTGTAATAACCCAAAGTGCATCAGGgccttattttaaatgtgccgtaagggggggaggggggggcgcatTGATTTTCCATTGGGTCTACCCCCTGCTGGCTTGTcaacagaaactcagaaccgcTCCCGGAGTACTGAGTGCCGTGGTAATCACGCCAAACCCCACTTAGCTTCATCTGGCTGCTAAGATTGGGTTTCAGAAATGCTCATATTTCAGTGTGGTTAGAGACCTTCAAATGAGCAGATGCGAATGCTTAAACTCCTGGGCTATGTTTCAGGGTTATCACTTCgctaaaaaatgaaatttgtttGAAGCCCCTGCTTTTCTGCTTTGAAGCACCGAAATGTCACCGCACACATGGCATGCGGAGAAAGCTGCAGTAACAGTCAAGTTATACTTGTTTATATAATCACAGATGGCACGGAGGATATTCATGTGCGCTTTTTTAAATCCTTGAAGAAGTGTAATAtctgcacgtttttttttttataggtgATGCCTTCCTTTGTCTGGCAGCAGACATGGAGATGGCCTACAAGGAGTATCTGGCCAACTACAATAACATCACCGCTCAGGAGAACAGCTACAAACAGAAGGAGGCCTTTTGGAACGAGATGGTGAAAGTCATCAAGTCCTCTGCGTAGGTTTCGCCCATTCGAGCTCGCTGGAAGGGAACCTCGATCTCACCTGAATGCTTTGATCTCTCTGGAATTCTGAATCACTAATCACTAAAGGCCGTGGCTGTGATTTGTATTAACACAGGAACGTACTGTGTCAGGTGATAAGAACGAGCCATTCAGCCCACTGCTCGTAATTTTTTTGGCTAGCCTACGGAGTGTCTCGTGTTATGTTAGGCGTGGCCACGAAAGCCCCAAGCGTCTCTGTTTCTACTGTATGACTTGGCAAGCCGTTCCATGAATTGACATCACTGTGTGTGAAGTACTCTGCAATAGTGGGAAATTTTTACCTTTATCTAATTCCCACTTGGTCTGTTCACTTTGCAttactgccccctgcaggccggaGGTCAATGCCACGTCCCTGACGTTCTTCCTGGTGATGCCGGTCCAGAGGATCGCCCGCTACCCCATGCTCCTGCAGACCATCCGGAAGCACACCGACCCCCAGCACCCGGCCTATTCCGTCCTGGAGGAGGCCGCCCGGGCCACCGTGGAGATCAACTGCAGGATCAACGAGTACAAGCGCTTCCGAGAAGTGGGTGAGTGCACGGCCCCGCCCGGAACGAACCCGCGCGCCCGCACGCCTCTCCACCGGAACGCACGTGCAACAAATTTCAGAGCTTGAGAACGCGTGGACTTTGACAGTCTTATCTGGTTCATCTGATCTGCAGTCAAGTCGAATGACACAACCTCACAGGTCAGTGTCATTCTTCCTTTGAAGTGCTATTGACATGAGTTGGTGTGacttcacttcctgcttcctcaAAATCTGGGATATGTGAAGAAATTAATATGTGGTGTTATGtgctaaaaatgtgttttatataagTTAGTCCCTTATGCGTGATTTTTGAGGTTCACTTTAAGTTCGCTCTTCGAGCTTTCTATTTGCACATTCTAGAAGCACCTTTAAATATTCGCTGATTATTTTCCCATGTCGCTGATGATGAACTGCCTGCAGCAGCTGAAGGTGTTGCTATGCCACGCGCATAATTCCGATTGCCCGTTGCTTGGATACGGCGGCCTCGGGGAAATGATGATTAATTGTCACCTATTAGTCAATGGCCCTCGTCCAGGGCGATTTGCTAATGTTAAAACCGACGCGTGAACGGCTCCGCGAAACAACGGcggtgtgtaaaaaaaaaatgctctcgTCTCGCCATCGCAGCGGACAAGTACAAgaaaaccgaggtcctgacgaTGAAGGACATGATCAACAGGCTGAACGGGCACAGCATCGCCAAGAAGACCGCCCGCCTGAGCCAGCTCATCAAGCACGAAACGGGGATGGTACCGAAGGTAGCCCTCGCCCCAGCCCTTCCTGTAATGTCGGCTTAAGTACTGTGCCCTGAAATCAGATTCTCAGCCCAACAGCTGCGCGCGTTCGTAAGTGCGCTTTGAAAAAGGTACACTCTGTCCCTGTTTACATGCGCCggttgtaaatattttactttacagCCCCGAAAGTCAACCTAATGATGCGTTTTTCTCACAGTGATAAATTTCCACTGAGCGCTCCATATCAACGCAGCTGCACTGTTCTAAATGGACTGCACCGACTCTAATGCACCACTTTAGAGTTGCccataaaaatgtttgtttggtaGTGTAGATGATCATTTAGGCATATATTAGAAGGTTGTTCCATGCTGTAATATTATGCATATTATCTTTATGCCGTTGAGGTGCATTTTCACAGTTAGTTTACAAAGTCACTGCTGCAAATTAAAAGCAGAAAGGCCAATTTGCCCATGTTCTTGTCTCCCTAACTTAGCTCTTTGATCCTGTGCATGTTAATATTCATAGAAAAGCCTGCCTAACTTCTGGTGATTGGCTTTGCTAATAAACCaatgacctgtttttttttctggtggtgATGCAAGCCAACTTAACTGATGACCTGCTGTCTTGAACTAGCTGGAACCAATATGATAGCAGGATTGATTGAAAGGAAGCCACAAATACTTTGCTCTCCCAAAATTGATTCTGTGACCTTTGCTCTTGACAGAGTCTGGTTTaactttaaaatgctttttggttCCATTAATATAATGGATTGCCTAAAATTCTAGTTCACATAGCATTAggcattattataattatgaacTGACATTACCACATGTGCCGTTGAATGTATGTCATATTCAGTATTTCATATCCTCTTTGATAGACCGCTACAGTGAATGTTTACGTTTGTCTCTGTTTTATTGTAGCTGAAGGATGAGGAGTTTGATGCCCTGGAGGGGTTTTTCTATGTCTTGGAGAAGGGAATCATGGACTTGCATAAAAATGTGGCTGCCTATCTGGGGCATCTGCAGGTGAGCCgcttgcttctctctctctcgctctggaGATTCCTTTTAAAACTTCTGTTGAATCGTGTATCTAAACTGAAACCTCTCAGGCAGAACCTTTCAACGGCTAAATAATTTTCAGATCAATAAATTCACTTACAATTTCTCCTTAaaggcaaaaaatatttgacataCCTTATTAAAAGCCTACGTATCTTTATGGAAGATACACATTATTTTGGATGGATTGGCAGTTACTGAGACAGTGACCTCTTTCTGTGCAGTGACAAATATTTTTGATACTCACAGTTTCCAACAACCTACTGGCTTTGCAGCGATTGGTGTAGGGGTTTGTGTTCACTCGAGGGTGGTCTGAGTAAGGGATAATGACAGAGGGGCGGTGCATTATGCAGTTTGAATGCCTGGCGTGGAGGTAGTAAATTTTCCTCTGTGCAGGGCATTCAAAATGCATAATGCACAGCTCCGAGGTTATAATCCCTTTCATACAATGGCTTACCaacaaaatgcataattataatCGAAACGTGTTTCAAAATTTGCGATTCGACTGCAATGGAAACTTAAGTATTCCTTTCTAGTCCCGATGGACTAGACAGATGAGACTGCTGTCTGCTGGTAGTGTTTCTCCATACGGATCGCTATCTAACTGGGTAGACTAGTGTGGTGGCCTGTGTAGCCGGCATAAATACAGTTGTGCATCCTGCTACGACAATAGTGTGTAGGCAAGTGACGATGGGGTGCGgatatatatgtgcatgttaAGACCTCAAAACCggtaggtgtgcagtggtaagagtaaaagaggaatgccaggttaaaatgaatgtagtttattgtacagtgtgttcagtTACAATGACAATATGCAGTGGTGCAAACTGTGAGTGGCGAAATGTCTATTGGCTCCTGTGCAGGAGACCGTGTTGACAAGTCTCCCTGGAACATTGCACTGCAAGAAAaaccccaagtcatcaaataaagacacaatcatgtcAAAACAGGCAGCAATCAGTCCTGCTTGCGTCTTCTCTGTAAACatatcacactgggttaacctttgtagctgaGACACCAACTTATTCCCCATGACGTCGGCTTTCCAACAGTACAAAAcagctgactccctgtcagcacagtaaacagtctgctTTCTTTTGTAGGTGATAAGgagcacacttctgtaaaaCACAATTCAACAGAGAGCTGATTTGGAAGTCAAATGTGCTCTTCAAAAACTAGTGCTAATGTGCATTCATGGGATATTTTGGTTGGTGATATCTCATTGAACATTTAATAAATGGTCTTGCTTGCTGTAGATAAACGTTTAATGAGGTTGCTATATCTTTAAATGTGAGTTTATGAACTAGCTAGTAGGGTATAATTTGCTAAGGACAATTTATAGAATGGGTCAGAGAGCCAATCTGCTTGTGCATTAGTCGCTAATATGAGAGGATGTGAAGTTAATATGAGGTATGAGGTTAACCAAGCTGAGAATTCTGCTTTAATGTGATCTCTGATTGAACTGAAACTGGTTCACACTTGTGCAGGTCCAGGTTGCAAGAACAGAATGACCGTGGTCTTCATGTCATTTCCACCAGCTAGTTTTAGGCAACTCAGATGTAGTGAAAAGGTGGCTTGTTGTCTTCCAGTGGGTTGACAGTGTGCTAGGTGAAATGACCCTTTTTGACCTTTTAGCCTCTATttacttttcaaaagaaaatttgGGCTCATATAAATAAGACTCAGCAACATAGCTGACAGTCTGTTCTGTCTCATTGTCAGACATGATCGTAGcttccatttcagttttttattaacTTAAAGCTGAAGTTAAGCCTGTGACAGCTGGCACAGATTGGTAGGCTACCCCGATGACTAGACCAGCCACATCTAAATAATGCGTCTGTGATACTTGCGAGTGAAGAGTTTGCCCTGCTTGAGAATTTAATAGGAAATAAGAATCGGCGTGATATATAACTGATATTTCAGTTTATGTATGTGAATAAAGGCTGTAAAATGAATCTGTTCATGCACCCTCTGGAAACATAACAgggctgtacaagctgctttgaagttacttgaagtgtattttattgctttagaccacaaaccttGGAATGCCtctataccagccattgtaaatcAAACTGGCTGTCAGAAGCTTGCACTGCTCATAAAAAAACTGTCCGGGCCAATCGGAAACatgcactaaaactgaaacGACATTTTGAAAAACCTGAGAAAATGAACTATGCCTGTAAGTCACATTCATGCTGCTTTCCTGGACCTGACTGTGTACTGAATAAGCAGGTCATGCGAGTACGTGCGCCTGTTCTGGTAccaacacacgcgcacacaagaATTTCCAGAACGCCAGTCCTTTAAATTCAGGGCGCTTAGTCTTTAAAGAggttttaatgtttcattaagCAATGGTCCAGTTTTTCCACTTCCAGTGGTTATAGCTGCAAGGGTATCATCATCAGATTTGGGATATCCTAACTACTTATTTGGGAAATAAGGCCTTTTGCCAAATTCAATGATGAACTGGCTTTCCAGTTCAGTGCTGTGGTGCCGATTGACCACTGGCAAATAGCCCAGAGTGTTGCCTTTTAGGGAAAATGAGGTTCTAGCTGCCTCGCTCGATACATTCGAGAGTATTGGGCAATTAAGAAGTACTTTGGCAAGTATGACTGTGCATGACCCTGTGCGCATTATTTAACGCACCCATCGCTGACAGCATTGCGCAAACAGCGTCGCCACGTTTGGGGTAGGGCTGGCCAATAAACTGCGAGAGCATGCAGAtacttcctgtacaacattctgAGAATCCGTTCTTTCTTCACCACCTGCTCTCAGCTCCACCATCAGTCCTCCTCTGCAACTCGTCCATAGTGCTAGTGCTGGTGCTGGTCTGAGCTGCAACCTCCCCACCCATGTCGCTCCCCTTTTCATCTTCCTCTGGCTACCCATCAAATTCAAAAACCTGGGGCCAGCCTGCTGGGCAACTAAAGGGACAGCTCGGCCGTATCTACAAAAGATCATCAGACTCTACGCGCATACcagacctctctgttctgctACTGCTTCCTCCCTCTGTGTGCCTCCATGTCCACATCACGTCTCCTGTCTcttctgcaccccccccccccggtggtgGAATGAGTTTCCCCAATACGATTACAACAGCAGAGCAGACACCCTATCTGTCTTTCAACAGGCTGAAGAGTCACCTCTTCCCACTGCACTATGGCTCCCATGACCCCCTTTAGATACCTGTGTtatctttctttgttttggGATAATGTTACAGGAGTAGCTGTGTAAAGATTTCTGTCTGGTGGTACTTTATTTTCTTACAATGCGATTTGTTGTTTGTTAGCTTGACATTACTCTTTAATTGATTATtagcagagctctgtgctttcTTGGCGATatggcatttttgtattcctgagggTAACACTGATGATCTCCACTTCTGTATGTCACTTAAGAGTGTCTGCTGAGTGATAGTAATGTAACGCTAATTATGCGAAATTTTATGACGACAATAATAATTATCGCTGCCATGCAGTATATcgtctttatttttctgtaatcaTACCTGATGTCGTACATCACTGTCAAACTTCAATGGCAAGTgaaacgccaaaaaaaaaaaaaaaaaaaatctcatcttGACATGACAGCAAATCAAAAGCGTGGCCATTGAGCTTCCGTGTgatcaacaaaaacacatcacatgaccacatggaagctgcattaccttgcatctgattggctgccataTCAACACCCAGTAGATACCTCTTCAGTTAATAGTTTGTACCtctctttcattaatttctgtcCATTGAGATTCATTCTCCTTTCTGAATGACACTGAGCGTTTAGTCTGATGTGTCATTGGCTGTGCACTGCGTGTGataaccccgcccccgcccatgTCTCTGCCTTTGCAGAAGTTCACTGAGTGCAGGCCGGAGGAGCAGGACCTGGACATCGACAGCGAGAAGTCGGCTGTGTTCTATAAGGAGATCTCCACGGCGCTGAGACAGTGGATATACCCCGTGTTTGTGAGTACCTCGGTGATGCTCGGCTCTGCTTCTTCCCCCCTCAGCCACTGCAGTGCTCCTCTGTCTGAGAGCGGGGGCCACAGCCGGGGCCCGGAGAGGCCATGCGGACGGGCCTGCGGCCGTGTCATCAGTCACGTGACCCTGCATGCGCATGTTGCCTCCTTAGAGTGTATAAATATGTGGAGACAGTGACGCCACTAGAAACCTGTGGGGAGCGCGtcagaaccaggaagtactTTGCTAATTTTTTCGCTCAACAGACATGCTGTCGTGTCCTGAAATCACATGTGAAACGAGGATAGTGCGGACActggctaaaataaataaaatttgtgtggtagggaaaaatattttaccttgGAAAAATAATAAGTGATTTTCCTTCTTAATATAATGCACAACGTTAACATCAATATTTGAGTGGAAGTATTTTATTcttgctgtcaaaaatgaatggagccctTTGGGGAAACTTGTTTTTTGAGCGAAAATCATAGACATCAGCAGGGGGTGACATTGCATCTGGTGCTGAGGTTGAGAATCGAAAGCTTTGGTTGACTCCAGTTATAGCTTGGCCAATCACACAGCTCATGCTCtcctcacctccaccccccccccccacccccgtgtcCAGGAGCGCAGGCTGAACGCGCTGGTGTTCAGGCCCCTGTGCGCGCTGCGGGACCTGCTGGCCGGCCCGCGCAACCTGCTGCGCAAGCGGCTGCACAAGCTGCTGGACTACGAGCTGCTGGAGGAGAAGGCCAGCCTGAGCTACGAGGAGCAGGCGGCGGCCGGGGACTACCGCACCCTCCACGCCCTGCTGCTGGCCGAGCTGCCCCTGTTCAACAGCGCCGCCCTGCAGCTGCTCTGGGGCGCGCTGGGGGCCTTCAGCCGCCTGCTCCGCGACCT is a window from the Anguilla anguilla isolate fAngAng1 chromosome 3, fAngAng1.pri, whole genome shotgun sequence genome containing:
- the arhgef37 gene encoding rho guanine nucleotide exchange factor 37 isoform X2, whose product is MDSAANARDAPPQGSSGEEVETAREAEAASEGAMAAAGEEVEDEEEEAEDGESAAVGATREAERAAAEAAAAREKAAQRQFLTMEELVSTERSYLRHLQLATVTIRGNLQKLQPAPANLEAMFLHIEGVMDVSRSLLSRLDQTPSSDPKFLHSLCDAFLCLAADMEMAYKEYLANYNNITAQENSYKQKEAFWNEMVKVIKSSAPEVNATSLTFFLVMPVQRIARYPMLLQTIRKHTDPQHPAYSVLEEAARATVEINCRINEYKRFREVADKYKKTEVLTMKDMINRLNGHSIAKKTARLSQLIKHETGMVPKLKDEEFDALEGFFYVLEKGIMDLHKNVAAYLGHLQKFTECRPEEQDLDIDSEKSAVFYKEISTALRQWIYPVFERRLNALVFRPLCALRDLLAGPRNLLRKRLHKLLDYELLEEKASLSYEEQAAAGDYRTLHALLLAELPLFNSAALQLLWGALGAFSRLLRDLASDVEQLCAGYTQQLPHSSMEPSAFWEWADGSVLEGAKRLESLCRSMEEEMNAPIVQPLSPASQKRLKSLTEKHGSGKIYQLSSHVAGSRDLDLSLQRGELVAVLSEMDTRGDRRRWLVDAGGPRGYAPSSKLVRYHQVTFDPPPSPSPHFTTPPGGAENRRHSYTPEARPRLAMALPCFQVCAGYDFRARSSHEVTLRAGEPVRVLEPHDKRGNPEWSLVEAHGQRGYVPSNYLTVLPSNYLAPPPSSSYR
- the arhgef37 gene encoding rho guanine nucleotide exchange factor 37 isoform X1 — its product is MDTMDSAANARDAPPQGSSGEEVETAREAEAASEGAMAAAGEEVEDEEEEAEDGESAAVGATREAERAAAEAAAAREKAAQRQFLTMEELVSTERSYLRHLQLATVTIRGNLQKLQPAPANLEAMFLHIEGVMDVSRSLLSRLDQTPSSDPKFLHSLCDAFLCLAADMEMAYKEYLANYNNITAQENSYKQKEAFWNEMVKVIKSSAPEVNATSLTFFLVMPVQRIARYPMLLQTIRKHTDPQHPAYSVLEEAARATVEINCRINEYKRFREVADKYKKTEVLTMKDMINRLNGHSIAKKTARLSQLIKHETGMVPKLKDEEFDALEGFFYVLEKGIMDLHKNVAAYLGHLQKFTECRPEEQDLDIDSEKSAVFYKEISTALRQWIYPVFERRLNALVFRPLCALRDLLAGPRNLLRKRLHKLLDYELLEEKASLSYEEQAAAGDYRTLHALLLAELPLFNSAALQLLWGALGAFSRLLRDLASDVEQLCAGYTQQLPHSSMEPSAFWEWADGSVLEGAKRLESLCRSMEEEMNAPIVQPLSPASQKRLKSLTEKHGSGKIYQLSSHVAGSRDLDLSLQRGELVAVLSEMDTRGDRRRWLVDAGGPRGYAPSSKLVRYHQVTFDPPPSPSPHFTTPPGGAENRRHSYTPEARPRLAMALPCFQVCAGYDFRARSSHEVTLRAGEPVRVLEPHDKRGNPEWSLVEAHGQRGYVPSNYLTVLPSNYLAPPPSSSYR